gtacttgtactttactcgagtgttttcttcttctaataTTTGAgggaaaccagcagcagctgtgatgAGCAGACAGACTCACCTGGCAGGAGTCCTTCCCGCCCTCGCTCAGACCGGCACAGACCATGTTGCTCGTGATTGAACCGTAGGCGGCGTTACACTGAGAGTTGGACACGACGGGAACACTCACCTCCTGCAGCCGCTgagggaaaggaagaggaactgaagaggaagagcgCTGTCAAGCCCAGTGTTGTGTGTACCACGGCTGctatatcttattattatcagtattaataataataaaactttccttcatcaccatgaacacacacactgcagttcatctggactctcacacacacacacacacacacacacaccgtcctgctgccacaaacactcactagagctccacatgaggattcatccgccgctgaaaatagtccccaacagatgcactatttcctgctgttggtttgatagaaactccagcgagcagctttttaataatgaaaatgagctccaccttcaccagctgcaacattaacttgattaatcaatcagtcactattaacaatacatttaaaaatgactgaagaaATTCTCACCGCCACTCTGGATGGTTCCCCATCCGGTGACCCAGCAGGTCGTCCCGGCGTTGAAGACGCTGCCCTCCGCCGCCAGACACACGGGTCTGATGTAGTCGGTGAACTGCACAGCTGAGGACAGCAGCAACAAGGCGATGTCGTTGTTGTTGGGGGTGTCGTCGTAGTCCGGGTGTCTGATGACCCGGGTCACGCTCCGGGACACCTCgttaaaattaaaaaactgtTGCGTGTCGCGGCCGAGGTAAACGGTGAGCCCGGAGGTGCTGGAGCTGAGAGCCAGAAGAGACAACATTAATGATGCGTTAATGATGCTTCTTAATGTTCTTAATGATCAAATATGATGAACGTGTTCTCGTGGCTGCGTTTGAGGTCATTGTTGAAGCTGGTATTTTATATTACAACACACGAAGGAGCTGAACTGAAACTGtaatttgacctttgacctttgccAGCTGCATATAGAAGAACATGATGGGTGGGTTGAGCTTGTGCCACCCCCTCTGTCACTCTGTGCAGGTGAGGTGCTGAGTCATGTGACAGGACCAGAGCTCACCTGGAGAAACAGTGAGCAGCAGTCAGGACCCACTGGTTGTTGATCAGGGAGCCTCCACAGAAATGTCCGTTGGAGTTGTGCAGACTGGCCTGCCAGGGCCACGTCCCTGCGGGGGCATCCTCCCCTCCTACAATC
The sequence above is a segment of the Enoplosus armatus isolate fEnoArm2 chromosome 17, fEnoArm2.hap1, whole genome shotgun sequence genome. Coding sequences within it:
- the LOC139300708 gene encoding chymotrypsin-like protease CTRL-1, with the protein product MDVKLLLCGVALAALTVTGSRAQSDACGTAPLNNRIVGGEDAPAGTWPWQASLHNSNGHFCGGSLINNQWVLTAAHCFSSTSGLTVYLGRDTQQFFNFNEVSRSVTRVIRHPDYDDTPNNNDIALLLLSSAVQFTDYIRPVCLAAEGSVFNAGTTCWVTGWGTIQSGVPLPFPQRLQEVSVPVVSNSQCNAAYGSITSNMVCAGLSEGGKDSCQGDSGGPLVSKSGSRWVQGGVVSFGRGCAVADFPGVYARVSQYQSWINSQISSDQPGFVTFEGDGSTSGTAHLVSLSAPLLLSVLPVLFSLFVLS